Proteins from one Salaquimonas pukyongi genomic window:
- the lpxK gene encoding tetraacyldisaccharide 4'-kinase, with protein sequence MAINETPPFWFEPPGVKAWLMAPFSILYSRAAALAMHARSSGAVDVPVLCVGNFVAGGGGKTPTALALAETVRKRGFKPGFLSRGYGGRISGPAQVELGRHNAGDVGDEPLLLARSATTVISSNRLTGAQMLVELGCDFIIMDDGFQNPRLKRDYALVVVDSRRGIGNGFAMPAGPLRVRMKDQLPLADAILVIGDDAGAQSAVRMAARAGKPVYQGRYKMLDAARWKGKSLLAYSGIADPQKFFDSLVGAGGQLAMVRAFGDHHLFSRDDVTELLDRAKLTNAELVTTAKDHVRLRGMGEAQERLAKASAVAEIELAFADNGTDERIIDATLQRFEKRQLESAKKPEDGLEAAG encoded by the coding sequence CAAGAGCTGCGGCCCTGGCAATGCATGCGCGGTCGTCAGGCGCTGTCGACGTGCCGGTTTTATGCGTCGGCAATTTTGTTGCCGGTGGTGGTGGAAAGACGCCGACCGCCCTGGCTCTGGCTGAAACGGTCAGAAAACGCGGTTTCAAACCGGGGTTTCTCTCGCGCGGTTATGGCGGCAGGATTTCCGGCCCCGCTCAGGTGGAGCTCGGTCGCCACAATGCCGGGGATGTGGGTGATGAACCATTGCTGCTTGCCCGTTCGGCGACAACGGTGATTTCCTCCAACCGGCTTACCGGCGCACAAATGCTGGTCGAACTGGGCTGCGACTTCATCATCATGGATGACGGCTTTCAAAACCCGCGCCTGAAGCGGGACTATGCGCTGGTCGTCGTCGATTCCCGGCGCGGCATCGGCAACGGTTTTGCCATGCCGGCCGGCCCGCTGCGCGTACGCATGAAGGACCAGTTGCCGCTTGCCGATGCCATTCTGGTGATTGGCGACGACGCAGGTGCACAATCGGCGGTGCGCATGGCAGCGCGTGCCGGAAAGCCGGTCTATCAGGGCCGTTACAAGATGCTCGACGCCGCCCGTTGGAAGGGGAAATCACTGCTTGCCTATTCCGGCATCGCCGATCCGCAGAAGTTTTTCGACAGCCTGGTCGGGGCAGGCGGGCAGTTGGCCATGGTCAGGGCATTTGGCGATCACCATCTGTTTTCCCGCGACGATGTTACTGAATTATTGGACCGCGCCAAGCTGACAAACGCGGAACTGGTAACCACCGCCAAGGACCATGTACGCCTCAGGGGCATGGGCGAGGCACAGGAACGCCTTGCCAAGGCGAGCGCCGTTGCCGAAATTGAGCTGGCCTTTGCCGATAATGGCACCGATGAGCGCATCATCGATGCTACCTTGCAGCGCTTCGAAAAGCGCCAACTGGAATCTGCAAAAAAACCGGAAGATGGGCTGGAAGCTGCCGGCTGA
- a CDS encoding DUF2093 domain-containing protein — protein MLEPGSREAKIRYGDADFDVISPGSFVRCAVTGKPIPIDELKYWSVDRQEAYVDVAASVRREQGLA, from the coding sequence ATGCTGGAACCGGGCTCCAGAGAAGCAAAAATACGCTATGGCGATGCCGACTTTGACGTGATTTCGCCAGGCTCCTTTGTGCGCTGCGCGGTGACCGGCAAACCGATCCCGATTGATGAACTCAAATACTGGTCGGTTGACCGCCAGGAGGCTTATGTTGACGTGGCTGCTTCCGTGCGGCGCGAACAGGGTCTTGCCTGA